A single genomic interval of Spinacia oleracea cultivar Varoflay chromosome 6, BTI_SOV_V1, whole genome shotgun sequence harbors:
- the LOC110788205 gene encoding plasmodesmata-located protein 3 isoform X1, with the protein MDTQFSISQVQIFIFSILLCSSSASTDYTNLVYRGCANQKFPEPSGLYTQNLKSLFNSLNTQSQTTNFSKTTAGDGTETAIFGLYQCRGDLNSVDCNNCVSQFPKFARKYCGSNSIAVRIQLVGCYMRYEIVGYQQISSTELLYKYCKKGGGGGGGGGFEGKRDKAFEEVESGVVSGGGFYAASYAAVYVVGQCEGDLVGSECGECVKTGLERVKAECGDAVSGQVYLNQCYISYTYYPNGVDGEKASSPGTRHGTAKTVAIVLGGTAAAGFVAVILLFTKSVFKKKSSKFHHYEG; encoded by the exons atgGATACTCAATTTTCAATCTcacaagttcaaattttcattttCTCTATCCTCCTCTGTTCTTCCTCTGCTTCAACAGACTACACAAATTTGGTTTACAGAGGATGTGCAAACCAAAAATTCCCAGAGCCATCTGGTTTGTACACCCAAAACCTAAAATCCCTCTTCAATTCCCTGAATACACAATCTCAGACAACCAATTTCAGCAAAACAACCGCGGGAGACGGCACCGAAACCGCCATTTTTGGGCTTTACCAGTGCAGGGGAGACTTAAACTCAGTAGACTGCAACAATTGCGTAAGCCAGTTTCCAAAATTTGCAAGGAAATATTGCGGTAGTAACTCCATTGCAGTGAGAATTCAGCTAGTTGGGTGTTACATGAGGTATGAAATTGTGGGGTATCAGCAGATTTCGAGCACTGAATTGCTGTATAAGTACTGTAAAAAgggtggtggcggtggtggtggggGTGGGTTTGAAGGGAAGAGGGATAAGGCGTTTGAAGAGGTGGAGAGTGGGGTAGTGAGTGGTGGTGGATTCTATGCGGCGAGTTATGCGGCGGTTTATGTGGTGGGACAGTGTGAGGGAGATTTGGTGGGGAGTGAATGTGGGGAGTGTGTGAAAACAGGGTTGGAGAGAGTGAAAGCTGAGTGTGGGGATGCTGTTTCTGGGCAAGTCTATTTAAATCAGTGTTATATTAGCTACACCTACTATCCTAATGGGGTCGATGGGGAGAAAGCTTCTTCACCAG GGACAAGGCACGGCACTGCAAAAACAGTGGCGATAGTGCTGGGAGGAACTGCAGCAGCAGGTTTTGTGGCTGTTATACTGCTATTTACCAAATCAGTGTTCAagaaaaaatcttcaaaatttcATCATTATGAAGGATAA
- the LOC110788205 gene encoding plasmodesmata-located protein 3 isoform X2 codes for MDTQFSISQVQIFIFSILLCSSSASTDYTNLVYRGCANQKFPEPSGLYTQNLKSLFNSLNTQSQTTNFSKTTAGDGTETAIFGLYQCRGDLNSVDCNNCVSQFPKFARKYCGSNSIAVRIQLVGCYMRYEIVGYQQISSTELLYKYCKKGGGGGGGGGFEGKRDKAFEEVESGVVSGGGFYAASYAAVYVVGQCEGDLVGSECGECVKTGLERVKAECGDAVSGQVYLNQCYISYTYYPNGVDGEKASSPVTK; via the exons atgGATACTCAATTTTCAATCTcacaagttcaaattttcattttCTCTATCCTCCTCTGTTCTTCCTCTGCTTCAACAGACTACACAAATTTGGTTTACAGAGGATGTGCAAACCAAAAATTCCCAGAGCCATCTGGTTTGTACACCCAAAACCTAAAATCCCTCTTCAATTCCCTGAATACACAATCTCAGACAACCAATTTCAGCAAAACAACCGCGGGAGACGGCACCGAAACCGCCATTTTTGGGCTTTACCAGTGCAGGGGAGACTTAAACTCAGTAGACTGCAACAATTGCGTAAGCCAGTTTCCAAAATTTGCAAGGAAATATTGCGGTAGTAACTCCATTGCAGTGAGAATTCAGCTAGTTGGGTGTTACATGAGGTATGAAATTGTGGGGTATCAGCAGATTTCGAGCACTGAATTGCTGTATAAGTACTGTAAAAAgggtggtggcggtggtggtggggGTGGGTTTGAAGGGAAGAGGGATAAGGCGTTTGAAGAGGTGGAGAGTGGGGTAGTGAGTGGTGGTGGATTCTATGCGGCGAGTTATGCGGCGGTTTATGTGGTGGGACAGTGTGAGGGAGATTTGGTGGGGAGTGAATGTGGGGAGTGTGTGAAAACAGGGTTGGAGAGAGTGAAAGCTGAGTGTGGGGATGCTGTTTCTGGGCAAGTCTATTTAAATCAGTGTTATATTAGCTACACCTACTATCCTAATGGGGTCGATGGGGAGAAAGCTTCTTCACCAG TTACAAAATGA
- the LOC110788196 gene encoding pre-mRNA-processing factor 39-1, whose protein sequence is MGDSETVVAQQSTAVDETSSIYHSSDHMDIKSDAPGDAAIPTNDVPVEGSADAAYASTNSDAGNSHIHPTSTAQEASAASNEERPSLGEEDGNQTSIAGESTPMELNQAAVYDASANGMVAGLPNGNISSSHEVQATTAEQQFEDGAALSAEEERLWSIVKTNSLDFNVWTSLIEETERVAQDNILKIRKVYDAFLAEFPLCYGYWKKYADHEARFGDINKVVEVYERAVQGVTYSVDIWLHYCGFTITTYGDPDTVRRLFERALAYVGTDYLSYPLWDKYIEYEYTQQQWAHLASIYTRILENPNQQLDRYLTSFKELAGSRPLAELRTAEEAATVAATANSDIDVQESEKEVNPDAMEESSKPVSAGLTEAEELEKYITVREEIYKKAKEFDSKIIGFETAIRRPYFHVRPLNDAELENWHNYLDFIEREGDFNKIFKLYERCLVACANYPEYWIRYVMFMEGSGSIDLADNALARATQVFVKRQPEIHLFTARIKEQRGDVPGARGAYQLVHTEISPGLLEATIEHANMERRLGNMEDAFSLYEQAIAIEKGKEHSQALPMLFAQYSRFVYLVYGNKEKARDILVGALEHVQSSKPLLEALIHLESIQSLPKQIDYMDSLVDKYLAPTPDNADTASVLEREELSSIYLEFLDLFGDVQSIKKAKDRHAKLFLRHRRPSESRKRNADDFMTSDKAKIAKSYSGVPSAAPSAYPTTQNQWATGYGTQAQQWPQAAQTAAQPYNSAYAQQAAYSGYYGSSYAPQPAPAAVPQTAAYGAYPSTYPAQAYPQQSYVAPVAPVAAATAPAQPGAVPQAYYGNYY, encoded by the exons ATGGGCGACAGTGAAACAGTTGTTGCTCAACAATCTACTGCTGTGGATGAGACATCCAGTATTTATCATTCTAGTGATCATATGGATATAAAGTCAGATGCTCCTGGTGATGCTGCAATTCCTACGAATGATGTGCCTGTTGAAGGTTCAGCTGATGCAGCATATGCAAGTACTAATTCTGATGCTGGAAATTCACACATTCATCCAACTTCTACTGCTCAAGAAGCTTCTGCAGCTTCTAATGAGGAAAGGCCTTCTCTTGGAGAAGAAGATGGGAACCAGACTTCTATAGCTGGTGAAAGCACTCCTATGGAATTAAACCAGGCGGCTGTTTATGATGCAAGTGCGAATGGGATGGTCGCTGGTCTTCCAAATGGAAATATTTCTAGCTCCCATGAGGTGCAAGCAACAACAGCTGAACAACAGTTTGAAGATGGTGCAG CTTTATCTGCTGAAGAAGAACGTTTATGGAGCATAGTCAAAACCAATTCGTTAGATTTTAATGTATGGACGTCACTAATTGAAGAAACAGAAAGGGTGGCACAG GACAATATCTTAAAAATTAGAAAAGTGTATGATGCTTTTCTTGCTGAGTTCCCCTTGTGTTATGGTTATTGGAAGAAGTACGCTGATCACGAAGCACGATTTGGAGACATTAACAAAGTTGTGGAGGTGTATGAACGGGCAGTTCAAGGGGTGACGTATTCTGTTGATATCTGGCTGCATTATTGCGGGTTCACGATTACCACATACGGAGACCCTGACACAGTTAGAAG GCTGTTTGAGCGAGCATTGGCGTATGTTGGAACAGATTACTTGTCTTACCCTCTTTGGGATAAGTATATTGAATATGAATATACGCAGCAGCAGTGGGCACATCTTGCCTCAATATATACTAGGATATTGGAGAATCCAAATCAACAGTTGGATCGCTATCTTACAAG TTTCAAGGAGCTAGCTGGCAGCCGTCCTCTGGCAGAACTAAGGACTGCTGAAGAAGCTGCAACAGTAGCAGCTACTGCCAATTCAGATATTGATGTTCAAGAATCTGAAAAGGAGGTTAATCCTGATGCAATGGAAGAATCTTCTAAACCTGTAAGTGCTGGTTTAACAGAAGCCGAAGAGTTGGAGAAATATATCACAGTTAGAGAAGAGATATATAAGAAAGCTAAGGAGTTCGATTCTAAGATCATTGGTTTTGAAACAGCAATTAGAAGGCCATACTTTCATGTACGGCCCTTGAATGATGCAGAACTAGAAAATTGGCACAACTATCTTGATTTCATCGAAAGAGAAGGGGACTTCAACAAG ATCTTCAAGCTATATGAAAGATGCCTAGTAGCATGTGCTAATTATCCCGAGTATTGGATAAGATACGTTATGTTTATGGAAGGAAGTGGAAGCATCGATCTTGCTGATAACGCACTTGCACGTGCTACCCAAGTTTTTGTTAAG AGGCAACCTGAGATTCACCTTTTTACTGCTCGCATCAAAGAGCAACGTGGTGATGTTCCTGGAGCTCGTGGTGCCTATCAGCTTGTGCATACTGAGATTTCTCCTGGGCTATTGGAGGCCACCATTGAACATGCAAACATGGAAAGGAGGCTG GGAAATATGGAAGATGCTTTCTCATTATATGAACAAGCTATTGCCATTGAGAAAGGAAAAGAACATTCGCAAGCCTTACCAATGCTGTTTGCCCAATATTCTCGGTTTGTTTACCTG GTTTATGGAAATAAAGAAAAAGCTCGAGACATTCTTGTTGGAGCACTAGAACATGTCCAATCATCAAAGCCACTTTTGGAG GCATTGATTCACCTAGAATCCATCCAGTCGCTTCCAAAGCAAATTGATTACATGGATTCCTTGGTTGATAAGTACTTGGCTCCAACACCTGATAATGCTGATACTGCCAGTGTACTTGAAAGAGAAGAATTATCGAGTATATATTTGGAG TTTCTGGATCTTTTTGGTGACGTACAATCCATAAAGAAGGCTAAAGATCGACATGCCAAGCTGTTCTTGCGCCATAGGAGACCATCAGAGTCGAGAAAGCGTAATGCTGATGATTTTATGACTTCAGACAAGGCAAAGATTGCAAAATCATACTCGGGTGTGCCTTCAGCAGCCCCATCAGCATACCCAactactcaaaatcaatgggcAACAGGCTATGGGACTCAGGCTCAACAATGGCCACAAGCCGCTCAGACTGCAGCACAGCCATATAACTCGGCCTATGCCCAACAG GCTGCATATAGTGGATACTATGGTAGCAGCTATGCCCCTCAACCGGCCCCTGCAGCAGTACCACAAACAGCTGCTTATGGCGCTTACCCTTCAACTTATCCAGCACAG GCCTACCCTCAACAATCTTATGTGGCACCAGTGGCGCCAGTAGCAGCAGCCACAGCTCCAGCTCAACCTGGTGCTGTTCCTCAAGCATATTATGGAAATTATTATTGA